From a single Anaerolineales bacterium genomic region:
- a CDS encoding substrate-binding domain-containing protein, giving the protein MRKKTLTWLSALLVLAVALSACGNAAPAESTVPEVEASASSDELSGTISISGAFALYPMMTVWADEFSKLHPGVQFDVQGGGAGKGMTDTIAGAVDIGMISRAIKPEEESQGIFWVSVTKDAVFPIISSENPYAEQMLAKGISQEVFAGMYITGEITTWGQVIGDPSDTTPINIFTRSDASGAAEQWAKFGGGAAQEDLLGIGVNGEPSMVDTVIKDPLGIGFGNLNSIFDLSGGGLVPGIIIPPIDINNDGQANSDEIYTVKEDAFGAVANGTYPSPPARFENLATLGKPEGLTLIFIEWILTDGQQYLEEAGFVPLTPEQQAESLAKLK; this is encoded by the coding sequence ATGCGAAAAAAAACCTTAACATGGCTTTCTGCTCTTCTAGTTCTGGCAGTGGCGCTCTCAGCGTGTGGAAACGCCGCACCCGCCGAATCAACCGTCCCTGAGGTTGAGGCGTCCGCTTCGTCCGATGAATTGAGCGGCACCATTTCCATCTCCGGCGCATTCGCCCTCTACCCGATGATGACCGTCTGGGCGGATGAGTTTTCCAAGCTCCATCCCGGTGTGCAATTTGATGTGCAGGGCGGCGGCGCAGGCAAAGGCATGACCGACACCATCGCCGGCGCAGTGGACATCGGCATGATCTCGCGCGCCATCAAACCTGAAGAAGAATCACAGGGCATTTTCTGGGTGTCTGTGACGAAAGATGCGGTCTTCCCCATCATCAGTTCCGAAAACCCGTATGCCGAACAGATGCTGGCAAAGGGCATCTCGCAGGAAGTCTTTGCGGGCATGTACATCACGGGTGAAATCACCACTTGGGGACAGGTCATCGGCGACCCGTCTGACACCACCCCGATCAACATCTTCACCCGTTCCGATGCTTCCGGCGCGGCGGAACAATGGGCGAAATTTGGCGGCGGCGCAGCGCAGGAAGACCTGCTGGGGATTGGTGTCAATGGCGAACCTTCGATGGTGGATACCGTCATTAAAGACCCGCTGGGCATCGGCTTTGGCAACCTCAACAGCATCTTCGACCTGAGCGGCGGCGGACTTGTGCCCGGCATCATCATCCCGCCGATCGACATCAACAATGATGGGCAAGCCAACTCTGATGAAATCTACACCGTGAAGGAAGATGCGTTCGGCGCAGTGGCAAACGGCACGTATCCATCACCTCCCGCCCGCTTCGAAAACCTTGCTACGCTTGGCAAGCCCGAAGGGTTGACCCTGATCTTCATCGAGTGGATCCTGACCGATGGACAGCAATATTTGGAAGAGGCGGGTTTCGTTCCGCTCACACCGGAGCAGCAAGCCGAGTCTCTCGCAAAACTAAAATGA
- the pstC gene encoding phosphate ABC transporter permease subunit PstC — protein MSEIELTQVKVEGRLSRPSTPSRITADRTARRAFFVITLFPILLILIITVALFVRAMPILSTYSLTDLLFGEIWRPNNGQFGFRPFILGTLWVTAVGIFLAVPPCLLASIYLAEYAHARTRAIAKPILDLLAAIPPVVYGVWGLLAIVPFVDDVLAPLFDRWLGSTIPIFSVTQPTGFGILAGGIVLAVMIAPLIISVIFEVFATVPNDLRHASLALGTTQWQTIRTVVLPQVTPGIIAAIVLGASRALGETIAVLMVVGNVPKVPTSIFDTAYPLPALIANNYGEMMSIPLYDAALLGAALVLLVVIIIFNILSTLVLQRFLRRK, from the coding sequence ATGAGCGAAATCGAACTCACCCAGGTAAAAGTTGAAGGGCGGCTTAGCCGCCCTTCAACCCCATCCCGCATCACGGCAGACCGCACAGCGCGCCGCGCTTTTTTCGTTATCACGCTGTTCCCGATCCTGCTGATCCTCATCATCACGGTCGCCTTGTTCGTCCGCGCTATGCCCATCCTGAGCACGTACAGCCTCACCGACCTGTTGTTCGGCGAAATCTGGCGTCCCAACAACGGTCAATTCGGGTTCCGTCCGTTCATCCTCGGCACGTTGTGGGTCACGGCAGTCGGCATTTTTCTGGCGGTCCCGCCATGCCTGCTGGCATCCATCTACCTCGCGGAGTATGCTCACGCCCGCACCCGCGCCATCGCCAAACCCATTTTGGATCTGCTCGCCGCCATCCCACCCGTCGTCTATGGCGTGTGGGGATTGCTCGCCATCGTCCCATTTGTGGATGACGTGCTCGCGCCTCTCTTCGACCGCTGGCTTGGTTCGACCATCCCGATCTTTTCTGTCACCCAACCGACCGGGTTCGGCATCCTCGCGGGCGGAATTGTCCTTGCGGTCATGATCGCACCGCTCATCATCTCGGTAATCTTCGAAGTCTTTGCCACCGTCCCCAATGACCTGCGTCACGCCTCGCTTGCCCTCGGCACCACCCAATGGCAGACCATCCGCACCGTGGTATTGCCGCAGGTGACGCCGGGCATCATTGCCGCCATTGTATTGGGCGCATCCCGCGCATTGGGCGAAACCATCGCCGTGTTGATGGTAGTTGGCAATGTTCCCAAAGTCCCCACCTCCATTTTTGATACCGCCTACCCGCTCCCCGCGTTGATCGCGAACAACTACGGCGAGATGATGTCCATCCCGTTGTATGATGCGGCATTGCTCGGCGCAGCGCTGGTTCTGCTGGTGGTCATCATCATTTTCAACATCCTTTCCACGCTGGTCTTGCAGCGTTTCTTGAGGCGCAAATGA
- the pstA gene encoding phosphate ABC transporter permease PstA — MSIKKKYFQRRHIVEFLVKTAMRIALVIVAGALGLILWTIITRGLPSLSWSMVTQIPKGGYYMGKEGGILNAIIGSAYLASGGTLLAILLSLPIALYLKAYLGDSKWGDYVRLALDVLWGIPSIVYGAFGFALMIMLGMRASLLAGIIALALVTLPIMTRAMDEVIRRMPVDLEHAALALGSTKFEVAIQVVTRQMLPGIITGILLAFGRGIGDAASVLFTAGYTDRIPTSLMNPTASLPLAVFFQLGSPYPEVRERGYAAALILTIIVLIVSLGSRLLASRLNKYTVK; from the coding sequence ATGAGTATAAAGAAAAAATACTTTCAGCGGCGTCATATCGTCGAATTCCTCGTGAAAACCGCCATGCGCATTGCACTGGTCATCGTGGCGGGCGCGCTCGGCTTGATCCTGTGGACCATCATCACCCGCGGACTGCCCTCCCTCTCCTGGTCGATGGTCACGCAAATCCCCAAAGGCGGATATTACATGGGCAAGGAAGGCGGCATCCTGAACGCCATCATCGGCTCGGCGTATCTCGCTTCGGGCGGCACACTGCTCGCCATCCTGCTCAGCCTGCCGATTGCGCTCTATCTCAAAGCCTATCTCGGCGACTCCAAATGGGGCGATTACGTCCGCCTCGCGCTGGATGTGCTGTGGGGCATTCCTTCCATTGTGTACGGCGCGTTCGGTTTCGCGCTGATGATCATGCTCGGTATGCGCGCCTCCCTGCTGGCAGGCATCATCGCGCTGGCATTGGTCACACTCCCCATCATGACCCGCGCCATGGACGAAGTCATCCGCCGCATGCCCGTTGACCTTGAACATGCCGCGCTCGCACTTGGTTCCACAAAATTTGAAGTGGCAATTCAAGTCGTCACCCGACAGATGCTGCCCGGTATCATCACCGGCATCCTGCTGGCGTTCGGGCGAGGCATCGGCGATGCGGCGTCCGTGCTGTTCACCGCCGGCTACACCGACCGCATTCCCACCTCGTTGATGAACCCCACCGCATCCCTGCCGCTGGCGGTCTTCTTCCAACTCGGCTCGCCCTATCCCGAAGTGCGCGAACGCGGATACGCCGCTGCGCTGATCCTCACCATTATCGTCTTGATCGTCAGCCTTGGGTCGCGCCTGCTGGCGTCACGCCTCAACAAGTACACGGTAAAGTAA
- a CDS encoding phosphate ABC transporter ATP-binding protein — MDTHIQVNNLNAFYGSQQALKDVNIEIPKNKITAIMGPSGCGKTTLLKTFNRFFELAENTRLSGEVLVDGQNIYDNDVDVTEVRKVVGLLAQRPSPLPMSIYDNIAYGMRIHKMKNERKEYKAAVRHYLEITGLWDEVHKRLHDPATSLSIGQQQRLCLARGLAVEPEIILGDEPTSALDPISSQNIEQRLHELSNQYTIVIVTHTLRQAKRLADHVIFMYLGEVIEAGSANNVFNNPQHERTKQYLEGQF; from the coding sequence ATGGACACACATATTCAAGTAAATAACCTCAACGCCTTTTATGGCAGCCAGCAAGCCCTGAAGGATGTCAATATCGAAATCCCGAAAAACAAGATCACCGCCATCATGGGACCTTCGGGCTGCGGCAAGACCACCTTATTGAAAACCTTCAACCGCTTTTTTGAACTTGCCGAAAACACCCGCCTCAGCGGTGAAGTGCTTGTGGACGGACAGAACATCTACGACAACGATGTGGACGTCACCGAAGTGCGCAAGGTGGTCGGCTTGCTGGCACAACGTCCCTCGCCATTGCCCATGTCCATTTACGATAACATCGCCTATGGAATGCGCATTCACAAGATGAAGAATGAACGAAAAGAATACAAAGCGGCGGTACGTCATTACCTCGAAATCACCGGCTTGTGGGATGAAGTCCACAAACGTTTGCACGACCCCGCCACCAGCCTCTCCATCGGACAGCAGCAGCGCCTCTGCCTCGCCCGCGGCTTGGCTGTTGAACCCGAAATTATCCTCGGCGACGAACCCACCTCCGCGCTCGACCCGATCTCTTCGCAAAACATCGAGCAGCGCCTGCACGAACTCTCGAATCAATACACGATTGTGATCGTCACCCACACCTTGCGGCAGGCAAAACGCCTGGCAGACCATGTCATCTTCATGTACCTCGGTGAGGTCATCGAAGCAGGCTCCGCAAATAACGTATTCAACAACCCCCAGCACGAACGTACGAAACAATATCTTGAAGGACAGTTCTAA
- a CDS encoding isoprenylcysteine carboxylmethyltransferase family protein has protein sequence MTENKRTFTFKIVFQLVIVVVILPLLPMIISGVWDWWEAWVYAAVSALGFVLSRGLAARRHPDILKERARSMELQDAKRWDRILAPIVAVGSIFILAVAGLDKLLGWTFPFSLQVKIIALAAILLGYGLGTWALVENRFFSGVVRIQTDRGHHVVKTGPYRFIRHPGYAGVLWTYLAIPFFLDSIWAFVPAVLISLALLVRTGLEDKTLQAELPGYREYAQKTRYRLIPGIW, from the coding sequence ATGACCGAAAATAAGAGAACATTTACGTTTAAGATCGTTTTCCAACTTGTGATAGTAGTTGTGATCTTGCCGCTTTTGCCGATGATCATTTCAGGGGTGTGGGATTGGTGGGAGGCGTGGGTGTATGCGGCAGTGTCCGCATTGGGGTTTGTGCTCAGTAGGGGGCTGGCTGCACGCCGCCACCCGGATATATTGAAGGAACGTGCGCGTTCGATGGAATTGCAGGATGCCAAGCGTTGGGACCGAATTCTTGCGCCCATTGTGGCAGTGGGGTCGATTTTCATTTTGGCGGTTGCCGGGTTGGATAAACTCCTTGGCTGGACATTCCCCTTCAGCCTGCAAGTAAAGATAATTGCGTTAGCTGCCATTCTGCTCGGTTATGGGTTGGGCACTTGGGCGCTGGTGGAAAACCGCTTCTTTTCCGGTGTGGTGCGGATACAGACCGACCGCGGTCATCATGTGGTTAAAACGGGACCATATCGCTTCATCCGCCACCCGGGGTATGCAGGCGTTTTGTGGACATATCTTGCCATTCCCTTTTTCCTTGATTCAATTTGGGCGTTTGTCCCTGCAGTGCTGATATCGCTCGCATTACTCGTCCGCACCGGATTGGAAGATAAGACCCTGCAAGCCGAATTACCCGGCTACAGGGAGTACGCGCAGAAGACACGTTACCGCCTGATACCGGGCATTTGGTGA
- a CDS encoding nodulation protein NfeD, with translation MKTKRILLVLLVGLTILQSVAVVSAQSGAPLAITMPVEGPIVQPMLDYINRGIRTAEQLDAEVLVIELNTPGGNVGTMLEIIEAMGNSRVPVVVYVSPRDAQAASAGALITMAGDVSAMAPRTVIGAASPVDSSGGDIESTMERKIKEDLKAKVRGLMEGRSEEAVQLAEAMVEDAVAVTANEALEVGLIDFIADDTEDLLQLLDGVQVDVRGETRTLNTEDIETRELDMSLIEFLLLILIDPNISFLLLAIGVQAIYIELSSPGGWFAGFLGAVCLTMAVYGLGVLPINWFGLIFMVIAFVLFVLEVKTPTYGALTVAGVASFIVGALVLFNSPGTPQFQRVSVPLVIGMGIFLGLVSFGVIMFAVRAQRSPVRIGMESMLGQSGTAITFQRGAGQVQVGSEQWSAEKSPDSKTIRKGDAVEVVEVRGLRLIVRKK, from the coding sequence ATGAAAACAAAACGAATCCTCCTTGTTCTGCTGGTCGGGCTGACCATCTTGCAATCTGTGGCTGTCGTCTCTGCCCAAAGCGGTGCGCCGCTGGCGATCACCATGCCCGTGGAGGGACCGATCGTACAACCGATGCTGGATTACATCAACCGCGGCATCCGGACCGCCGAGCAGTTGGACGCGGAAGTGTTGGTGATCGAGTTGAACACTCCGGGCGGGAATGTCGGCACCATGCTGGAGATCATCGAGGCGATGGGAAACAGCCGCGTGCCGGTGGTGGTGTACGTCTCGCCGCGTGACGCGCAAGCGGCAAGCGCCGGCGCGCTCATTACCATGGCGGGAGATGTCTCTGCCATGGCGCCGCGCACGGTGATCGGTGCGGCGAGTCCCGTGGATAGTTCCGGCGGCGACATCGAATCAACGATGGAACGCAAGATCAAGGAAGATCTGAAAGCCAAGGTGCGCGGACTGATGGAAGGGCGCAGTGAAGAGGCAGTGCAACTCGCCGAAGCCATGGTCGAGGATGCGGTGGCGGTCACTGCCAATGAAGCACTTGAAGTCGGCTTGATCGATTTCATAGCAGACGATACCGAAGACCTCCTGCAGCTGCTGGATGGCGTGCAGGTGGATGTGCGCGGCGAAACACGCACCCTGAACACCGAAGACATCGAAACCCGCGAACTCGACATGAGCCTGATCGAATTTCTGCTGCTCATCCTTATCGACCCGAATATTTCCTTCCTGCTGCTGGCGATTGGCGTGCAGGCGATCTACATCGAACTTTCCAGCCCGGGCGGATGGTTTGCAGGCTTTCTTGGCGCAGTCTGCCTGACCATGGCGGTCTACGGGCTTGGCGTGCTTCCCATCAATTGGTTCGGGTTGATCTTCATGGTGATCGCATTCGTATTGTTCGTCCTTGAAGTAAAAACCCCAACCTACGGTGCGCTTACAGTGGCGGGGGTTGCTTCGTTCATTGTCGGCGCGCTGGTCTTGTTCAACTCGCCCGGCACGCCGCAATTCCAGCGCGTGTCGGTTCCGCTGGTGATCGGCATGGGTATCTTCCTCGGTCTGGTCTCCTTTGGTGTTATCATGTTCGCTGTCCGCGCGCAGCGTTCGCCGGTCCGCATCGGGATGGAATCCATGCTCGGGCAATCAGGAACCGCCATCACGTTCCAGCGAGGCGCAGGTCAGGTTCAGGTTGGAAGCGAGCAGTGGAGTGCGGAAAAATCCCCGGATTCGAAAACCATCCGAAAGGGTGATGCGGTCGAAGTTGTTGAAGTGCGTGGATTGAGATTGATCGTAAGAAAAAAATAA
- the lipA gene encoding lipoyl synthase, which yields MAVTPTRDRVNPQADARPLRRPDWIKVRAPSGETYEWLHGLMRKKELHTVCEEAMCPNLGECWGSGTATFLMLGDVCTRTCAFCDIKHGKPALLDWNEAERVAQAVKAMELKHAVITSVNRDERRDGGAPIFAMVIRRIRELLPGCSIEVLIPDFKGSIEALKIVMDARPEILNHNVETVPRLFKTVQPQDNYEWAAATLSNAKKLDPDVLTKSGIMLGLGETMDEVKAVMRDQRDWGVDILTIGQYLQPSKKHLAMERYYTMEEFAELREYGKEIGFKWVESNPLVRSSYHAAEQVRALSVVHRKLYGEQLPVVSSH from the coding sequence ATGGCTGTTACCCCAACAAGAGACAGAGTCAACCCCCAAGCGGATGCGCGTCCCCTGCGCCGCCCGGATTGGATAAAAGTCCGCGCGCCGTCGGGCGAAACCTACGAATGGCTGCACGGCTTGATGCGCAAGAAGGAATTGCACACCGTCTGCGAGGAAGCCATGTGCCCGAACCTCGGCGAATGCTGGGGCAGCGGCACCGCGACCTTCCTGATGCTCGGCGATGTGTGCACGCGTACCTGCGCCTTCTGTGACATCAAACACGGCAAACCCGCCTTGCTGGATTGGAACGAAGCCGAGCGCGTGGCGCAAGCCGTGAAAGCGATGGAATTAAAACACGCGGTCATCACATCCGTGAACCGCGATGAACGCCGCGACGGCGGCGCGCCGATCTTTGCGATGGTGATTCGGAGAATTAGAGAATTATTGCCGGGCTGTTCGATCGAAGTGCTCATCCCCGATTTCAAAGGCAGTATCGAAGCGCTGAAGATCGTCATGGATGCCCGCCCCGAGATCCTGAACCATAACGTGGAGACCGTTCCGCGCCTGTTCAAGACCGTCCAGCCGCAGGATAACTACGAATGGGCGGCAGCGACCTTATCCAATGCCAAGAAGCTCGACCCCGATGTGCTGACCAAATCCGGTATCATGCTCGGACTCGGCGAGACGATGGACGAGGTCAAAGCAGTGATGCGCGACCAGCGCGATTGGGGCGTGGATATTTTGACCATCGGTCAATACCTGCAACCCAGCAAAAAACATCTTGCCATGGAACGCTATTACACCATGGAAGAATTCGCCGAACTTCGCGAGTATGGCAAAGAGATCGGTTTCAAGTGGGTCGAATCAAATCCGCTGGTGCGGTCGTCGTATCATGCGGCAGAACAGGTCCGCGCGTTAAGCGTGGTTCATCGAAAATTGTATGGGGAACAGTTGCCTGTGGTTAGCAGTCACTAG
- a CDS encoding enoyl-CoA hydratase/isomerase family protein, translated as MTTLLSDTSTTLSTSLKSGSVILTLNRPERANAFNFEMTTSLRNALAEAEQDPQVKCVVITGAGRVFSAGQDIGEMKQGGGEISYREHLEKTYNPLILQIRRMGKPVIAAVNGACAGAAFGIALACDLRIAKSTAYFVVGFSGIALAPDSGVSLFLPKYIGLGRAQEYFYSNKPISAHLAYQWGMVNQVGGFNFQRLVTQWADELARGPREAFAAGKKAFNQAILPNLEEILSYEGILQEEAGRSEEHKKRVDAFFKR; from the coding sequence ATGACCACGCTTCTTTCCGATACTTCGACTACGCTCAGTACAAGCCTCAAATCTGGCTCTGTTATCCTGACGCTTAACCGCCCTGAACGCGCCAACGCCTTCAATTTTGAGATGACTACGTCCCTGCGAAACGCGCTTGCCGAAGCCGAACAGGATCCTCAAGTGAAGTGTGTGGTCATCACCGGCGCGGGCAGGGTCTTCAGCGCCGGGCAGGACATTGGAGAAATGAAACAAGGCGGCGGGGAAATTTCCTACCGCGAGCATTTGGAGAAGACCTACAACCCGCTCATCCTGCAGATCCGGCGGATGGGCAAGCCTGTCATCGCAGCAGTCAATGGGGCGTGTGCGGGCGCGGCATTCGGCATCGCACTGGCATGTGATTTGCGCATCGCCAAATCCACGGCATACTTTGTGGTTGGGTTCAGCGGCATCGCTCTCGCACCTGATTCGGGTGTTTCGCTGTTTTTGCCGAAATACATAGGTCTGGGGCGCGCGCAGGAATATTTTTATAGCAACAAACCGATCTCCGCACATCTGGCATATCAATGGGGCATGGTCAACCAGGTAGGCGGATTCAACTTCCAGCGGCTGGTTACGCAATGGGCGGACGAACTGGCACGAGGTCCGCGCGAAGCGTTTGCAGCGGGAAAGAAAGCCTTCAACCAGGCGATCCTGCCCAATCTGGAGGAAATCCTAAGCTACGAGGGCATCCTGCAAGAGGAAGCGGGCAGGTCGGAGGAACATAAAAAAAGAGTGGACGCGTTCTTCAAGAGGTAG
- a CDS encoding protein kinase, with protein sequence MTAPEKIGRYEIKDELGRGGMATVYRGYDPRFEREVAIKFLPPELVHADPQFKVRFEREAKIIARLEHPAIVPVYDVGEENNQPYFVMRYMGGGSLSERIKANTFSIEEAVRILEQIAPGLDEAHTKDIVHRDLKPGNILFTDKGMPLISDFGIAKFTQAEGGNVTGSAIIGTPAYMSPEQASGDAVDGRTDIYALGVILYEMLTGKQPYQADTPLGVAIKHITEPVPHILEANPNLPEWMEKVIAAAMAKDKDDRFSTAVELVETIKAFLRGEAPPTRKSLTATVKASPFNKTSVAKKKKSSPLPAIIIGGLLLFGLLGGGGYFLFKSMSPVESEAPTPTVTVPASTETSAPVVVSNVTETSVPEIATEEPTATVTEPAASGIPVVGGADKVAFLRNNDIWLMNLDGSDLQQITTDGAAKFNLQWLNDSKTLLFMSGKTVKTVDVETLREENIMSFISAEYFESFRVSPDGSQAAFSINRELFIVPFDVSKLTGITRKSQLLELNGCIFYNELAIKEVRWSDDGQKLAIKYLANADGTRVDTIRIIDIHECDPTKIANLDNFPLGRFQFSNEIVNYDWDGDLLFFFNSNIRNAGFGDLIFYNSFTRKFEKPNLFDRSCCYRDAAFSPDGTHVVFAFQDIRLGTANPIQLYYIPADTLATNRELIPLPLPEGFFNRRNDTPMPALRPVR encoded by the coding sequence ATGACTGCTCCAGAAAAGATCGGGCGTTACGAGATAAAAGACGAATTGGGACGCGGAGGCATGGCAACCGTCTACCGCGGATACGATCCGCGCTTCGAACGTGAAGTTGCGATCAAATTCCTGCCGCCCGAGCTCGTCCACGCCGACCCGCAATTCAAGGTGCGCTTCGAGCGCGAGGCAAAGATCATTGCCCGGTTGGAGCATCCAGCCATCGTTCCGGTCTATGACGTGGGGGAGGAGAACAACCAACCCTATTTTGTGATGCGCTACATGGGCGGAGGTTCGCTTTCGGAGCGCATCAAAGCGAATACATTCAGCATCGAGGAAGCGGTCAGGATCCTGGAACAGATCGCGCCGGGGCTGGATGAAGCCCATACAAAAGACATCGTCCACCGCGATCTGAAGCCGGGCAATATTTTGTTCACAGACAAAGGCATGCCGCTCATCTCCGATTTCGGCATTGCAAAATTCACCCAGGCGGAGGGCGGAAATGTGACCGGCAGCGCCATCATCGGCACACCGGCATATATGTCCCCCGAGCAGGCATCCGGTGACGCGGTCGACGGGCGCACGGACATCTACGCCTTGGGAGTCATCCTGTACGAAATGCTGACGGGCAAACAACCCTACCAAGCGGATACTCCGCTGGGCGTGGCGATCAAACACATTACCGAACCTGTGCCTCACATCTTGGAAGCCAACCCAAACCTGCCCGAATGGATGGAAAAGGTCATTGCCGCAGCCATGGCAAAGGACAAGGACGACCGCTTCAGCACTGCCGTCGAATTGGTCGAAACCATAAAAGCTTTCTTGCGCGGTGAAGCGCCTCCCACAAGGAAATCGCTGACGGCGACCGTCAAAGCCTCGCCGTTCAATAAAACATCCGTTGCAAAAAAGAAAAAAAGCAGCCCGCTTCCCGCCATCATCATCGGCGGACTGCTGCTCTTCGGTCTGCTTGGAGGGGGAGGCTATTTCCTGTTCAAGAGCATGTCTCCCGTAGAAAGCGAAGCGCCGACTCCAACAGTGACGGTCCCGGCATCGACGGAAACATCCGCGCCGGTGGTTGTATCCAATGTGACAGAAACGTCCGTGCCGGAGATCGCAACGGAAGAACCGACCGCCACAGTCACTGAACCTGCCGCCTCGGGCATCCCCGTCGTCGGCGGCGCGGACAAAGTCGCCTTCCTGCGCAACAACGACATCTGGCTCATGAACCTGGACGGCAGCGACCTTCAGCAGATCACCACCGACGGCGCCGCGAAATTCAACCTGCAATGGCTGAACGACAGCAAGACCCTGCTGTTTATGAGCGGCAAGACCGTCAAAACAGTGGATGTGGAAACTTTGCGCGAAGAGAACATCATGAGTTTCATATCTGCTGAATATTTCGAGTCCTTCCGCGTTTCCCCCGACGGCTCGCAAGCCGCTTTCAGCATCAACCGCGAACTGTTCATCGTTCCGTTCGATGTTTCAAAGTTGACAGGCATTACCAGAAAAAGTCAATTGCTCGAATTAAATGGCTGTATCTTCTATAACGAACTTGCCATAAAAGAAGTGCGCTGGTCGGATGACGGGCAGAAACTCGCCATCAAATATCTTGCCAATGCCGACGGCACGCGCGTGGACACCATCCGCATCATTGACATTCACGAATGCGACCCAACCAAGATCGCCAATTTGGATAATTTTCCGCTCGGACGTTTTCAATTCAGCAATGAGATCGTCAATTACGATTGGGACGGCGACCTGCTCTTCTTCTTCAACAGCAATATCCGCAATGCCGGCTTCGGCGATCTGATCTTCTATAACAGCTTCACCCGCAAATTCGAAAAACCCAACCTTTTCGACCGTAGTTGCTGTTACCGCGATGCGGCGTTCAGCCCCGATGGAACTCACGTCGTCTTTGCATTTCAGGATATCCGCCTCGGCACTGCGAACCCCATTCAACTCTATTACATCCCCGCCGATACCCTCGCCACAAACCGCGAGTTGATTCCCCTGCCCCTGCCCGAAGGTTTCTTCAACCGCCGCAACGACACGCCCATGCCCGCCCTGCGCCCGGTGCGGTAA
- a CDS encoding quinone-dependent dihydroorotate dehydrogenase gives MYPLLRPFLFRLDPERAHALTIFALRLAGAAPFLNWTLRQMYRAPEKPVDAFGLRFKNPVGLAAGYDKDGVAVAGLAALGFGHVEAGTVTPLAQDGNPKPRVFRLVEDEAVINRMGFPGRGADFVRRRIKPVDNVNLIQRLMGVLPNRQPTILGVNLGKNKSTPNEEAVLDYLSLVQDFAPFADYLTINISSPNTVGLRQLQGREALEKLLEQVHAQRVMEQDKLEKQLPVLVKLAPDLTEAELDDAVDVILRANMDGIIVTNTTLVREGLRSSHQGETGGLSGKPLAVKSEAVLRQTVERVNGKIPIVSAGGIMDPEDAKRRLDMGAALVQIYTGLVYRGPALVKEIVKAL, from the coding sequence ATGTATCCCCTCCTTCGCCCGTTCCTCTTTCGGCTTGATCCTGAGCGCGCGCACGCGCTCACTATTTTTGCATTGCGGCTTGCTGGCGCGGCTCCGTTCTTGAATTGGACTCTCCGCCAGATGTATCGCGCGCCGGAAAAACCTGTGGATGCCTTTGGTTTGCGCTTCAAGAATCCTGTTGGGCTGGCGGCTGGATATGACAAGGACGGCGTCGCTGTGGCGGGTCTTGCCGCGCTCGGGTTTGGTCACGTGGAAGCGGGCACGGTCACGCCGCTGGCGCAGGATGGCAACCCGAAGCCGCGCGTCTTCCGTTTGGTGGAGGATGAGGCGGTCATCAACCGCATGGGATTCCCCGGTCGCGGCGCGGATTTTGTCCGCAGGCGCATCAAGCCTGTGGATAACGTCAATTTGATCCAGCGGCTGATGGGTGTCCTGCCAAACCGCCAGCCGACCATTCTTGGCGTGAATCTCGGTAAGAACAAATCCACGCCGAACGAGGAAGCCGTGCTGGATTATCTCTCCCTCGTGCAGGATTTTGCGCCTTTTGCCGATTATTTGACGATCAATATCAGTTCACCGAATACGGTGGGGCTTCGTCAATTGCAGGGACGGGAGGCGCTGGAGAAATTGCTGGAACAAGTCCATGCACAGCGTGTGATGGAGCAGGATAAATTGGAGAAGCAGCTTCCCGTGCTTGTCAAACTCGCCCCGGACCTGACGGAAGCCGAACTGGATGATGCGGTGGATGTCATTTTGCGCGCGAACATGGACGGCATCATTGTGACGAATACCACGCTGGTGCGCGAGGGGTTGAGGTCAAGCCATCAGGGTGAAACAGGCGGGTTGAGCGGCAAACCGCTTGCAGTTAAGAGCGAAGCGGTGTTACGTCAAACTGTGGAGCGCGTGAATGGAAAGATCCCGATCGTGAGTGCGGGCGGGATCATGGATCCTGAAGATGCAAAACGCCGCCTCGATATGGGGGCGGCGCTGGTGCAGATCTATACGGGGCTGGTTTATCGTGGACCTGCGCTGGTGAAGGAGATCGTGAAGGCGTTGTAA